A stretch of Lathyrus oleraceus cultivar Zhongwan6 chromosome 6, CAAS_Psat_ZW6_1.0, whole genome shotgun sequence DNA encodes these proteins:
- the LOC127092956 gene encoding 40S ribosomal protein S11 gives MAEQIEKAYLKQPKVFLCSKKSGKGKRPGKGGNRFWKSVGLGFKTPKEAIEGTFIDKKCPFTGNVSIRGRIIAGTCHSAKMNRTIIVRRNYLHFIKKYQRYEKRHSNIPAHVSPAFRVKEGDHVIIGQCRPLSKTVRFNVLKVIPAGSSSGAKKAFSGI, from the exons ATGGCTGAACAA ATTGAGAAGGCTTATCTCAAACAACCCAAAGTGTTTTTATG CTCGAAGAAATCTGGTAAGGGGAAGAGGCCCGGTAAAGGTGGAAATCGCTTCTGGAAATCTGTTGGTCTTGGATTCAAGACCCCCAAAGAAGCCATCGAAG GAACCTTTATTGACAAGAAGTGTCCATTCACTGGCAATGTTTCCATCCGTGGTCGTATCATAGCCGGAACCTGTCACAGTGCCAAAATGAATCGGACTATTATTGTCAGGAGGAATTATCTTCACTTCATTAAGAAATATCAGAG GTATGAGAAGAGGCATTCCAACATTCCAGCTCATGTGTCACCTGCCTTCCGTGTTAAGGAAGGTGATCATGTCATTATTGGTCAATGCAG GCCACTCTCCAAGACAGTGAGGTTCAATGTATTGAAAGTCATCCCAGCTGGATCATCCAGTGGTGCAAAGAAGGCATTTTCTGGCATATGA